A DNA window from Magnetospirillum sp. WYHS-4 contains the following coding sequences:
- the trpD gene encoding anthranilate phosphoribosyltransferase, translated as MTDLPRDMKAILNKVAGGAALSAAEAETAFDIIMSGEASPAQIGAFLMALRVRGETVDEITGAVRIMRAKALPVTAPADAIDIVGTGGDGAGTYNISTAAALVVAGCGVPVAKHGNRALSSKSGAADVLKALGVNLEADMPLVEKAIREAHVGFLMAPRHHTAMKYVGPARMEMGIRTVFNLLGPLSSPAGVTRQFTGAFSKAWIEPMAKVLGNLGCEAAWVVHGSDGLDELTTTGPSFVAELKDGKVSTFEVTPEQAGIPRATSESLKGGEPEHNAQAVRDLLDGVKGPYRDIVAFNAGAALVVAGRAHDLKDGAAQALRSIDSGAARGALARLVAITNS; from the coding sequence ATGACCGACCTGCCCCGCGACATGAAGGCCATCCTCAACAAGGTGGCCGGCGGCGCGGCGCTGAGCGCCGCCGAGGCCGAGACCGCCTTCGACATCATCATGTCGGGCGAGGCCAGCCCGGCCCAGATCGGCGCCTTCCTGATGGCGCTCCGGGTCCGCGGCGAGACCGTGGACGAAATCACCGGCGCGGTGCGCATCATGCGCGCCAAGGCCCTGCCGGTCACGGCGCCCGCCGACGCCATCGACATCGTGGGGACCGGCGGCGACGGCGCCGGCACCTACAACATCTCCACCGCCGCCGCCCTGGTGGTGGCCGGCTGCGGCGTGCCGGTGGCCAAGCACGGCAACCGGGCGCTGTCGTCCAAGTCCGGCGCCGCCGACGTGCTGAAGGCCTTGGGCGTCAACCTGGAAGCCGACATGCCCCTGGTGGAGAAGGCGATCCGCGAGGCCCACGTGGGCTTTCTGATGGCGCCCCGCCACCACACCGCCATGAAGTACGTGGGCCCGGCCCGCATGGAAATGGGCATCCGCACCGTCTTCAACCTGCTGGGCCCCCTGTCCAGCCCGGCCGGGGTGACCCGCCAATTCACCGGCGCCTTTTCCAAGGCCTGGATCGAGCCCATGGCCAAGGTGCTGGGCAACCTGGGCTGCGAGGCCGCCTGGGTGGTGCATGGCTCCGACGGGCTGGACGAATTGACCACCACCGGGCCTTCCTTCGTCGCCGAACTGAAGGACGGCAAGGTTTCCACCTTCGAGGTGACACCCGAACAGGCCGGCATCCCCCGCGCCACATCCGAGTCCCTGAAGGGCGGCGAGCCGGAACACAACGCCCAGGCGGTCCGCGACCTGCTGGACGGCGTCAAGGGCCCCTATCGCGACATCGTGGCCTTCAATGCCGGGGCCGCCCTGGTGGTCGCCGGCCGGGCCCATGACCTGAAGGACGGCGCCGCCCAGGCGCTGCGGTCCATCGATTCCGGGGCGGCGCGCGGGGCGCTGGCCAGGCTGGTGGCGATCACCAACTCATGA
- a CDS encoding response regulator → MTRKELTIRVLLVEDNPSDARLVEMMLTEKPDSAFLVDRVARLSDAVRLIGEKSFDVVLLDLGLPDSSGLETASAMVEAAPSLPIVVLTGLDDEEIGMEAVRRGVQDYLVKDHIDSSLVRRAARYAIDRHAAFQVLRHQLAFQQQMIDALPLPVFYTDATLAVLGCNRVFEELTGLERFDLLGGHVHEVLPEGLAAALSEEDLGEVGVSRIHRVSFPDAKGTLCQGTLTATPFDDPLGKLAGLVLSIETEPGDTAA, encoded by the coding sequence ATGACCCGCAAGGAACTGACCATCCGCGTTCTTCTCGTCGAGGACAACCCGAGCGACGCCCGCTTGGTGGAAATGATGCTGACCGAGAAGCCGGACAGCGCCTTCCTCGTCGACCGGGTGGCGCGGCTGTCCGATGCGGTGCGACTGATCGGCGAGAAATCTTTCGACGTCGTCCTGCTCGATCTGGGACTGCCCGATTCCTCGGGACTGGAGACCGCGTCCGCGATGGTGGAGGCGGCGCCGTCCCTGCCCATCGTGGTGCTGACCGGCCTCGACGACGAGGAAATCGGCATGGAGGCGGTGCGGCGCGGCGTCCAGGACTATTTGGTCAAGGATCACATCGATTCGTCGCTGGTGCGCCGGGCGGCGCGCTACGCCATCGACCGTCACGCGGCCTTCCAGGTGCTGCGCCACCAGTTGGCTTTCCAACAGCAGATGATCGATGCCTTGCCGCTGCCTGTCTTCTATACCGATGCCACCTTGGCGGTACTGGGATGCAACCGGGTATTCGAGGAGTTGACCGGCCTGGAGCGCTTCGACCTGCTGGGGGGGCACGTGCATGAGGTTCTGCCCGAAGGCCTCGCCGCGGCCCTGTCCGAGGAAGACTTGGGCGAGGTTGGGGTGTCGCGCATCCACAGGGTGTCCTTTCCCGACGCCAAGGGAACCTTGTGCCAAGGAACCCTGACGGCCACGCCTTTCGACGATCCCCTCGGCAAGCTGGCGGGTCTGGTGCTCAGCATCGAGACCGAGCCGGGTGACACGGCCGCCTAG
- the trpC gene encoding indole-3-glycerol phosphate synthase TrpC encodes MTDVLTRICADKRDHVARKKRERSPADLEEAAQAAPKVRGFVANLVHEVGYDRYGLIAEIKKASPSKGLIRADFDPAALAKAYEKGGASCLSVLTDVPYFQGDDAYLGAARAACRLPVLRKDFMIDPYQVVEARALGADCILVIMAALSDAQAAELVAAAAGWGMDSLIEVHDEAEMERASRLRATLIGINNRNLKTLKVDLATTERLAPLAPPDRILVAESGLETPADLARMAKAGAKCFLIGESFMRQPDVEAAVKKLLAPQTG; translated from the coding sequence ATGACCGACGTGCTGACCAGGATCTGCGCCGACAAACGGGACCACGTGGCCCGCAAGAAGCGCGAGCGCTCCCCGGCCGACCTGGAGGAAGCCGCCCAGGCCGCCCCCAAGGTACGCGGCTTCGTCGCCAACCTGGTGCACGAGGTGGGCTACGACCGCTACGGCCTGATCGCCGAGATCAAGAAGGCCTCGCCCTCCAAGGGCCTGATCCGCGCCGACTTCGATCCCGCCGCCTTGGCCAAGGCCTACGAGAAGGGCGGCGCCAGTTGCCTGTCGGTGCTGACCGACGTGCCCTACTTCCAGGGCGATGACGCCTATCTGGGGGCGGCGCGCGCCGCCTGCCGGCTGCCGGTGCTGCGCAAGGACTTCATGATCGATCCCTACCAGGTCGTCGAGGCGCGGGCCCTGGGGGCCGATTGCATTCTGGTCATCATGGCCGCCCTGTCCGACGCCCAGGCCGCCGAACTGGTCGCCGCCGCCGCCGGCTGGGGCATGGACTCCCTGATCGAAGTCCACGACGAGGCGGAGATGGAACGGGCGTCCCGCCTGCGCGCCACCCTGATCGGCATCAACAACCGCAACCTGAAGACCCTGAAGGTCGACCTGGCGACCACCGAACGCCTGGCGCCGCTGGCCCCGCCCGACCGCATCCTGGTCGCGGAAAGCGGCCTGGAGACCCCGGCCGACCTGGCCCGCATGGCGAAAGCCGGCGCCAAGTGCTTCCTGATCGGCGAATCCTTCATGCGCCAGCCGGACGTGGAAGCGGCGGTGAAGAAGCTCCTGGCTCCCCAGACCGGTTGA
- a CDS encoding heavy metal translocating P-type ATPase — MTPDIARRSLSLPVEGMTCAACSTRLERQLAKLPGMAAAQVNLASEQAEVTFDAATLAAGDIADAIRKAGFSVPDRTLELAIDGMTCAACSTRLEKQLSRLPGVSAARVNLATERATVTSDGGIVGVADVVAAVERAGFKARVIESPDARLAEEEAEIARRQRRDLAMLAGSALLTLPFFVQMAYMVAGRHDMMMPGWLQFLLATPVQFVAGARFYAPAWKALRAGSGNMDLLVALGTTAAWGLSVYLLGVAPADASDHVHSYFEASASVITLVLLGRFLEARAKRSTTAAIRALMHLRPETARVLRDGREVEVPASLVAVGDEVVVRPGERLPVDGVVTDGITQVDESLLTGESLPAGKGVGDAVTGGAINGDGLIRVRATAVGADSVLARIVRLVQDAQASKAPVQHLVDKVSAVFVPTVIAIAAAAWLKDYSAGWGMEAAIVTAVTVLVVACPCALGLATPTAIMVGTGAAARGGILIKDAEALEQAHRLDTVVFDKTGTLTEGRPRVLEIVALDGDADGLLRLAAAAQQGSEHLLGRAVLERAAGVALPTVTAFRGLPGLGLEAEVMGRSLVVGNRRLMAERVFDMSALAERAERLEEQGMTVMWVAVDGRIAGLLAAADRPKAGAAQAVARLKAMGIEPVLLTGDNRRAAEVVAREVGIERVLAEVLPADKAGEVKRLKAQGRTVAMVGDGVNDAPALAAAHVGIAMGTGTDVAMHAAGITLMRGNPALVADAIRVSQATYSKIRQNLFWAFVYNLVMIPLSVFGVLTPVMAGAAMAMSSFSVVSNSLLLRRWRVETGH; from the coding sequence ATGACTCCAGATATCGCCCGCCGAAGCCTGTCCCTGCCGGTCGAAGGCATGACCTGCGCCGCCTGTTCCACCCGCCTGGAGAGGCAACTCGCCAAGCTTCCCGGCATGGCCGCCGCTCAGGTGAATCTGGCTTCCGAGCAGGCCGAGGTGACCTTCGATGCGGCGACTCTGGCGGCCGGCGACATCGCAGACGCGATCCGCAAGGCCGGATTCTCGGTCCCCGACCGCACCTTGGAACTGGCCATCGACGGGATGACCTGCGCCGCCTGTTCCACCCGCCTGGAGAAGCAGCTTTCCAGGCTACCCGGGGTGAGCGCCGCCCGTGTCAACCTGGCGACCGAACGGGCCACGGTTACCTCCGACGGAGGGATCGTGGGCGTTGCGGACGTGGTGGCGGCCGTGGAGAGGGCCGGATTCAAGGCCAGGGTGATCGAGAGCCCCGACGCCCGCCTGGCCGAGGAGGAAGCCGAAATCGCCCGGCGCCAGCGCCGCGACTTGGCGATGTTGGCCGGATCGGCCCTGCTGACCCTGCCGTTCTTCGTCCAGATGGCCTACATGGTGGCCGGTCGCCACGACATGATGATGCCGGGCTGGCTGCAATTCCTGCTGGCCACCCCCGTGCAGTTCGTTGCCGGTGCCCGCTTCTACGCCCCTGCCTGGAAGGCCTTGCGGGCCGGGTCCGGCAACATGGACCTTCTGGTGGCGCTGGGCACCACGGCCGCCTGGGGCTTGAGCGTCTATCTGCTGGGCGTCGCCCCGGCCGACGCCTCCGACCATGTCCATTCCTATTTCGAGGCCTCGGCCAGCGTCATCACCCTGGTGCTGCTTGGGCGCTTCCTCGAGGCGCGGGCCAAGCGGAGCACCACGGCGGCCATCCGCGCGCTCATGCACCTCAGGCCCGAAACGGCAAGAGTGCTGCGCGACGGCCGTGAGGTGGAGGTCCCGGCCTCCCTGGTGGCGGTGGGCGACGAGGTGGTGGTGCGTCCCGGCGAGCGCCTGCCGGTGGACGGCGTGGTGACCGACGGCATAACCCAAGTGGATGAATCCCTGCTCACCGGCGAGAGTCTGCCGGCCGGCAAGGGGGTTGGGGACGCGGTGACCGGGGGCGCCATCAACGGCGACGGCCTGATCCGGGTGCGGGCCACGGCGGTGGGGGCGGACTCGGTGCTGGCCCGTATCGTCCGGCTGGTCCAGGATGCCCAGGCCAGCAAGGCGCCGGTCCAGCATCTGGTGGACAAGGTTTCGGCCGTCTTCGTGCCCACGGTGATCGCCATCGCCGCCGCCGCTTGGCTGAAGGACTATTCGGCCGGCTGGGGCATGGAAGCGGCCATCGTCACGGCGGTCACCGTGCTGGTGGTGGCCTGCCCTTGCGCCCTGGGACTCGCCACGCCCACCGCGATCATGGTGGGCACCGGGGCGGCGGCCCGCGGCGGCATCCTGATCAAGGACGCCGAGGCCCTGGAACAGGCCCATCGCCTGGATACCGTGGTCTTCGACAAGACCGGCACCCTGACCGAGGGACGCCCCCGGGTCCTGGAAATCGTCGCTCTCGACGGCGACGCAGACGGTCTGCTGCGTCTCGCCGCCGCCGCCCAGCAGGGCAGCGAGCATCTGCTTGGCCGGGCGGTGCTGGAACGGGCGGCGGGCGTGGCCCTGCCGACGGTTACCGCCTTCCGTGGCCTGCCCGGCCTAGGGTTGGAAGCCGAGGTCATGGGGCGGTCCCTGGTGGTGGGGAACCGGCGCCTGATGGCGGAGCGCGTCTTCGACATGTCCGCCCTCGCCGAGCGGGCCGAACGTCTGGAAGAGCAGGGGATGACCGTCATGTGGGTGGCGGTCGACGGCCGGATCGCCGGCCTGCTGGCGGCGGCCGACCGCCCCAAGGCAGGGGCGGCGCAGGCGGTGGCGCGGCTTAAGGCCATGGGCATCGAGCCGGTGCTTCTGACCGGCGACAACCGCCGTGCCGCCGAAGTCGTGGCCCGCGAGGTCGGTATCGAGCGGGTCCTGGCCGAGGTCTTGCCGGCCGACAAGGCCGGCGAGGTGAAGCGCCTGAAGGCGCAGGGACGTACCGTCGCCATGGTGGGCGACGGGGTCAACGACGCCCCCGCCCTGGCGGCGGCCCACGTGGGCATCGCCATGGGCACCGGCACCGACGTGGCCATGCATGCCGCCGGCATCACCCTGATGCGCGGCAATCCGGCCCTGGTCGCCGACGCCATTCGGGTTTCCCAGGCCACCTATTCGAAAATCCGCCAGAACCTGTTCTGGGCCTTCGTCTACAACTTGGTGATGATCCCGCTGTCGGTCTTCGGGGTGCTCACCCCGGTGATGGCAGGGGCGGCGATGGCGATGAGCAGCTTCTCGGTGGTCTCCAACTCCCTGCTGCTCAGGCGCTGGCGGGTCGAAACCGGTCATTGA
- a CDS encoding aminodeoxychorismate/anthranilate synthase component II, whose product MFLLIDNYDSFTYNLLHYLGELGAELEVVRNDALTVEDAMARRPQGIVISPGPCDPDRAGICLPLIAKAAEAHLPLFGVCLGHQSIGQAFGGQVVRAPRPMHGKVSEIRHTGKSVFRGLPNPIRATRYHSLTVARETLPDCLEITAESDDGVIQGLSHKTLPIHGVQFHPESIASEGGHTILRNFLEIAA is encoded by the coding sequence ATGTTTCTGCTAATCGACAACTACGACAGCTTTACCTACAACCTGCTCCACTATCTGGGGGAACTGGGGGCGGAACTGGAAGTGGTGCGCAACGACGCCCTCACGGTCGAAGACGCCATGGCCCGCAGACCCCAGGGAATCGTCATCTCGCCCGGCCCCTGCGATCCCGACCGCGCCGGCATTTGCCTGCCCCTGATCGCCAAGGCCGCCGAGGCGCATCTGCCGTTGTTCGGCGTCTGTCTGGGCCACCAGAGCATCGGCCAGGCCTTCGGCGGCCAGGTCGTCCGGGCCCCCCGGCCCATGCACGGCAAGGTCAGCGAGATCCGCCACACGGGCAAAAGCGTCTTCCGCGGCCTGCCCAATCCCATCCGCGCCACCCGTTACCATTCCCTGACCGTGGCCCGCGAGACCCTGCCCGACTGCCTGGAAATCACCGCCGAAAGCGACGACGGGGTGATCCAGGGCCTGTCCCACAAGACGCTGCCCATCCACGGCGTGCAGTTCCATCCGGAAAGCATCGCCTCCGAGGGCGGCCATACCATCCTGAGGAACTTCCTGGAGATCGCCGCATGA
- a CDS encoding response regulator yields MSVLLVDSNRHMRGLVRGVLHAFGIRDVKEVGDSADALRELKTFSPHLIVIELKVAPIDGLEFTRMVRRGENSLDRFVPIIMLTAYTERHHVTAARDSGVTEFLAKPISAEALYARIYSAVYRQRRFIDSKGYTGPDRRRRRNLEYKGKERREGN; encoded by the coding sequence ATGAGCGTCCTGCTGGTCGACAGCAACAGGCACATGCGCGGCTTGGTGCGTGGCGTGTTGCATGCCTTTGGCATCCGCGACGTCAAGGAAGTCGGCGACAGCGCCGACGCCCTTAGGGAACTGAAGACCTTCTCCCCTCACCTGATCGTCATCGAGTTGAAGGTCGCTCCCATCGACGGCCTCGAATTCACCCGCATGGTCCGACGCGGCGAGAACAGCCTGGACCGCTTCGTTCCCATCATCATGTTGACCGCCTATACGGAGCGCCATCACGTCACGGCCGCCCGCGACTCCGGAGTCACCGAGTTCCTCGCCAAGCCGATTTCGGCCGAAGCCCTCTATGCGAGGATCTATTCGGCGGTCTACCGACAGCGCCGCTTCATCGACAGCAAGGGCTACACGGGTCCGGACCGCCGCCGTCGGCGTAATTTGGAATACAAAGGAAAGGAACGCCGCGAAGGAAACTAG